The Sulfurimonas sp. genome includes the window CATCATTAAGATGATACAAAATATCTACATCACTATTTTGTGTATTTTCTCCTCTTGCGTATGAGCCAAAAACTCCATCTATAACAAAACCATCATTAATAAAGTTATTTTTTAAAGATTTTATTTTATTTAAAATATTTATATCTTGCATTTTAACACCTCATACTAATATATTGTACATTATAGCAAATTATCAGAATTAACTTTTTGGACATCTCGTATCATCTGTAATGCCACATCTTTTTTGCCATACTGGATTAGGGCTCTACTTTTATGTTCTAATGGTTCATCAAGTATAGCTAAGAATTTATCTTTTAAATCTTCACTTTCTCTTTCACACCAACCAAGTTCTTTTTCTTGTATGAATTTTGCATTGTGGTATTGGTGATCAGATGCAGCGTGAGGATATGGCACATAAAAAGCAGGACAACCATTTGTTGTAAGCTCCCATAGGGTACTCGCCCCTGCACGACTAACTGCCAAGTCAGAAATCTGAATCAATCTTGTTAGCTCAGTTGTAAATCCATAAAGCTTTACACTAATTCCTAAATTTTCATACTCTTTTTTAACTCTCTCATAATCACTCTCACCTGCTTGATGAATAATTTTTATGCCTTTTTCGTTAAGGGTAGATGCTACACTTAAAGCTAAGTCATTTATAGCTTTTGCTCCATGTGAGCCACCTAAAAATATAATTGTTTTTAAATTTTGTCTAACTCTTGCACTTTTATAAAACACATCTTTAACGGGATAGCCTTTAATTGGTGAGTCCTCATCATAAGCGCTTATAAATCTCTTAGCATAAGGTTTTAAAAGTGAGTTCAGCCTTCCTTTTACAGCATTTTGTTCATGTATAAAAAGAGGCATTCTCATAGAAATACTAGCTAGTGATGCTGGTGCAGCTGAAAAACCACCTACACTATAAACAGCATCTATACTATGTTCTTTTAAAATAGTTCTTGATTTTATAAAGGCACTAAATACTTTAAAAAGTGCTTTTATTTTACCAACACCTTTTTGATTTACAACTCCTGTTGTTTGTAGAAAATAAACTTCAGAAAAAAGAGTAGAATTTTCAAAATATTTCTTATCTTGTCCTTTAGTTGAACCTACAAAAATTACTTCATGCCCATCTTTTTTGGCCGCTATTACAAGAGCTTCGGCTATCATAAGATGACCACCAGTTCCACCACCTGTAATGCAAAGTTTCATAAAATTATCTCCATCTACTCTAAGTCTGCTTTTTTAGATGCCATCAGTACCATACCAATAGCAATAGATGCCGCAATCATCGCTGAACCACCATAACTCAAAAATGGAACCGAGATACCTTTAATAGGGGTGATTCCACTAATACCATAAGCATTTACAATAAAAGCAAAAGATAGTAAGAGTCCTATACCAAGTGAGAATAGATAGATGCTTGTATCTTTTGAACGATTTGCAATTTTAAATATTCTTTGTAGTATCCACATAAATAAAATAACTACAAATAACACGCCAAAAAAACCAAACTCTTCTGCTAAACCTGCCAAAATAAAATCTGTATGAACCTCACTTAAAAAGCCAAGTTTAAAAGTTCCTCCACCCAAACCTGTACCAAACATTCCACCATTGTGTATTGCATTTATTGAGTGTCCTATTTGATATGGTTCTATCTCTGTTGGAACTCTTAATTTTTCTGCTATTGTAGCTGGAAAAAGTTCTAATACACTGTTTTGAGCCAACGCCCACCATGACTTTATACGAGTGATTCTATGTTCTGCAGTAAAAATAAAAAACAGAAAAAAAGTTAAAGCTATAAAAAGAAGTGAGAAAAAAAATCTAAAACTACTCCCCGCAAACATCAACATAAAGAGAAGTGTCATGCCAAGAACTACAACTTGTCCTAAATCATTTTGAACAAAAGCTATCATAAACATAGCACATACAAAGACAAGTGCATAAGGAATAAAACGCTTAAACTCTGCTCCTATTCCCATGCCAGCATGGTGTCCTAATTTTCTTGAAAAACTCCATGCTAAAAAATAAACAAAACCAACTTTAAAAAACTCAACTGGAGCAAGGGAAAATCCAAAAATTTTTATCCATCTTTTTGCTCCACCAACAGCAGAGACTAAAGACTCTGATAAAAAAGGCATCGCTATTATTAAAATTCCTGAACCTATAAAAAGCATAAAACCAATAGGTGCCAACCATTTATCAGGATCAAGTTGAGCTAATAACCAAATTATTATAACTCCCATAAAACCAAAAAAAGCTTGTCTTATAGCGAAATGAAACTCACTAACTCCAAAAAGAAGTGTTGTATATGCTGATAAAGAGTAAGTAAGAACTATACTAATTAAAATTAACATAGATACAAGTAAGAATAATTTTCTATCAGCCATAAGTAAACAAGCCTATTTAATTTTATTTATTTTTAAAACAAACTCAACTTCTGCTTTTGAGATATGTAGCTCTTTAGAGATAGTTTCCAGAGAAACTCCTTGCTTAAAAAGTGAGATAATTTTTTCATCATCATTTCCATGAACTGAGGTTGGAATAGAGATTTGTTTTACCCCATTTTCTAAAGATGCCATACGAGAATTCATTTGTCCATCCATATCATGAAGAGTTTTTTCTAGTTTTTTTAGACCAAGAGAAAGAGGGCTTACCATGTCATACACTGTTCTTTCTACCTCTTCATAAATGTTTTCATCACTCATTCTACTATTATTATCTTTAATATTTTTTGCTGTCCCTTCAAGCTCTTTTTTTAAGTAATATATATCTCTGTTTAATTCTTCAACAACAGATGCGACAGAGTGGATATTTTTATTGAACTCTGAATCTTTTGAAAAAACATAATATAAAAGATATAAAATCATAGCTGCCATGGCAACTACAATATACTCGATATTTATAAACTCTGTATAATTCATTTTTCTTTCGCCTCACGAATAAGTACTCTCTCCCTTGCTGTCAAATAGACCCCCCACTCTTTTTCATCTCTATCATGTATTTTTGTTATTTCAACTAATGATGAATCAAGTGCCTTAAAAAAAACTGCAACATCTCTTTTTGGGTGAACAGGCATTTCAACCCGTCCATAATATTCTACTCCAACTTCTAAAACATCTGCTTCTAATTTAAAATGATCAAAACCAATAGACTCTATTTTTATTTCATGATTTAGTGATATTCGTTTAGGGATTTCATTTTTTAAAAACATCTCTAAGGCATCTATCTTTCTATGCAATTCTACAACAAGGTTTAGTAAAACAGGGTCGGTATCAGAAGTTTCACCTCTTCCTTTAGCAAGTTTTAACCATTGACTTATCGGGTCATCATCACTCTCACTTAACTGTGCATACTCTCTTAAATACTCTTCTTTATCTAGTGACGCTTCACTATACACTAAACTGATTGGAACAGGTACTAAACGAATACTCATGCAAACACCTTATCTAAAACTATAAATATGAAAAATGCTATGCCTAAGTAACCATTTACAGTAAAAAAAGCACGGTCTATTGTTGTGAAATCTTTTCTAACTAGGTAGTGTTCATAAGAGAGCATAATCGCACTTAAGATAACTGCACTAAAAGCAAAAATACCAAGACCTGCAACCCAAACAAACAAAGCCCAAAAAATAACACTAAGTAAGTGGAATAATGCAGAGATAAAAAGAGTTGCATCTGAGCCATATCTTGATGGAATAGAATGTAACTTATTATCTATATCAAAGTCCATATCTTGAAGCGAATAAAGTAAGTCAAATCCAGCAACCCAAAATATAACACCTAAACTAAGTATAACTGACCAAGCAGGTATCGATGCTTGAACTGCTACTACACCAGCAATAGGAGCTAAACCTAAAGAGATGCCAAGAATAAGATGTGCTAAATGAGAAAACCGTTTAAAATAGGAATAAGAGCTAAGGACAAAAAGGATGGGAACACTTAAGTAGAGTGCTAAATCATTTATCATATATGCAACTACTATAAAAACAAAAGCGTTTACAGCTATAAATATTAAAATACTAAAAGAATCTAACCTTCCATCCACATTTGGTCTTGAAGTTGTTCTAGGATTTTGGGCATCTATATCTCTGTCTGCATAACGGTTTACACCCATAGCAAAATTTCTAGCACTAACAGCAGCTAAAACTCCCATCAGTAAAAGCCAAAACCCAAACCAGCCATCTGCTGCTACAATCATAGCAATAAAGATGAAGGGAAGAGAAAATATAGAGTGTTCGAACATTACAAGTTCATTAAAATCTTTTAATTTATTTATATATTTTTGCAACTATTTACCTTAAAATATTATTGATTGTTATTTTATCTAAAGTTGATTTAAAATGATATAATTTTACAATGAAAAGATTAGCCATCATAGGACCAACAGCATCTGGAAAAACTGATTTAGCCATAAAAATTGCTAAAAAAATGGATTCTTATATACTCTCTATTGATTCTCTTAGCATCTATAAAGAGATAAATATCGTTTCTGCTAAACCTTCAAAACAAGAGATGCGTGGCATTAAGCATTTTGGTATTGATGTCTTAAAGCCTAATGAGCATTTCAGCGTTGATACTCTCATAAATATCTATCAAGAAGTGAAAAAATTATGTGAATTTAATAATAAAAATCTTATTATTGTAGGTGGCACATCTTTTTATTTAAAATCACTTTTAAGTGGACTTTCTACTCTCCCAATTATAGATGAAGAGATTAAAAATAGAGTTAAATTTAAGTTAAAAAATCTAAAAAAATCTTATGATTACTTAGTAAAAACTGACCCTTTATATATGTCAAATATAAATTCTTCCGATGCTTACAGAATTGAAAAGGCTATGCTTATCGTCGAAGCATCTGGCGTATGTGCAAGTGAATGGTTTAAACTAAATCCTCCAAAACCAATTATCAAAGATTTAGATATTTACAATATTGAAGTGCAAAGAGATGTTTTAAGAGAACGAATATCAAAAAGAACTATACAGATGATTCGTCTTGGTCTGATAGATGAAGTTTGTCTTTTAGAAAAAAAATACACAAGATTTCCAAATTCAATGGGAGCTATTGGTATTGTAGAAGTTTTAGAATATGTAGATGGTAGTGCTTCAAAAGAAGAGATGATTCAAAATATTTCTACCCATACTGCGCAACTAGCAAAAAGGCAGGATACTTTTAATCGTACTCAATTTAAAAACACAACTTCTGCAAACTTAGATGAGCTAAGAAAATTACTAACATGAAGTTATTTTTAATCATATTGCTAAGCATAAGTCTATATGCTCAAAATTCTCTTTATTTTTTCCCAAAAGATTCAAAAAAAGCTAAAAATGATATTGAAAAACTTATAAAAGATTCAAAGCGTAGTATTGATATAGCTATGTATAATTTTGGAAATAAAAAACTTGTAAAATTGTTACTTAAAGCAAAAAAACGAGGTGTTGAAGTAAAAGTTTTTTATGATAAAAAAGATGTGAATTTTAAAAGTATAGATGCCAATACATTAGATAAAAAACTTCACACTAAGATAGCAATTTTTGATAAAAGAACAGTTGTTTTTGGAAGTCCAAACTGGACTAAAAAAAGTTTTAAAAATAATTATGAAGTTTTATATATTACAGATGACAAAAAGCTAGTCTCAAAATTCAACAATTTTTTCAAATCTCTAAACTAATCTGATTTAGCACCTTGTGCTAGTTTTGCCCAAGCAGAAGTTGGATCAGCATCTATAGCTTCTTGATAAGCAGTTTGTGCCTCTTCACCTCTCCATAGTTTTTCATATACACTTCCTAAAAGATACTTTTGTCTTGCTCTATCATTTTTACTTAATTTCACAGTGTTTAGTGATTTTATGACCTCTAGTGCTTTGTTAAAGTCCTCTTTATTTATGTATGTTTGATATATAGTAAACTCTACAAATGGACTTTGAGAGTAAGAATCAGATGCTTTTTGAATACTCATAACTTCTTGTCCATATTGTAAAACTAAATTATCATCTTTACTTTGACTACCAACACTCATGACTGCTATGTATCGCTCTATATCTTTGTAACTTTTGCCATATACTTTTTGAACTCTAACTATGGCATCTATCATTTTTTCACTTTTTTCAAGTCGCTGGTATGTATCAAAAACTACTCTATATATATCTTTATATATTGAATTTTTATCATCTTTTATTAAAACTAATAACTCTTTAGATGCTTTTACAACTTCACTGTAATTTCCTGTTGCAAAATCAACTTTAATATGTCTATAAAGCCATTTTTTTCTTATATCTATATCTTTAGAATTTAGATTTTTACTTGTTACTTTTTTAGCAAGTAAAAAATCCGCACCTTTCATAGCACACTCATAGATGCCATCATCCCATTTATCAGATAGTGATATAGAGTACTCTGAGGATATCGTTAAAACTCTTTTACATTTTCTTTTTTGTAAAGCTTGTTCCATTGCACCCAACGCCGCTTCGTTAACTATTTTTTGTGTATCAGGGTATGAGGCAGTATCTAAATTTAACAAGGTATCTTTAAATTCTAATACATCATCAAACATAGTGTTAGCTGACATAAGTTTTGCTTTTTCATAAACAGCGCGATTTCCTATGCTATCATCAGCATAAGTAGCTATTAACTCATTATAATCATCTATTTTTGTACTTAAGTTAGCATCATTATCATCAAAGAACAAAGAGTCTTTAGCAACTTGAACTTCACTATCATATAAACCATCAGGGTACTTTGTAAAGTATTTGTTTAAAGCTAGTAAAGCTTCTTGTTTTTGAGAAGTTTTTGCAAACCAAATACCTACATTTTTTAGTAAACTTTCATGCATATCATCATCAGAATTTATATTATTTACTAGTGCTTGAGCAATAGATGCCGCACTAAAATACTCCTCAGCATCTACAAATAAATCTATCATATCTAATGATTTTTTATATTTAGAAGCAAATAAATCTGGTTTTGCTTTGATTATTTTTGCTACATATTTATTTGCTTCTTTTTTGTGTTCATTTCTTATATTATACAAAGCAAGTTCATAAGCAGCATTTGCCGCAATTTCTATGCTACTAGTATCATGTAAAGCTTTTTTGTAAAATGATACAGCTTTAATAAGTAAACCATCCTCTTTGAGCATATCACCCTTATAAATATATCCCCATTTTGCGAAGGAAGAATCTTTATGTTCGCTAAATAGTCTATCAAAAAAATAATCTGCTTGTGAATTTAAACCATTTAAGGCATAAGATCTCGCAGATAGTGCTAAAACTTCTGCTACATTCTCATAAGAGGAGTATTCTCTTAAATAAATTTTTGAAGAAGCTATAACATTATCATCATTTTTAAGTTTTGCATTTACTCTGATTTTATAATACAAAAGTTCTGCATTAAAAAGTGAAGAAGGAAATTCAAGCATTACATTTTCTATAAGATTTAAACATTTATCATACTGTTTATCATTATAATAACGCTTTATCTTTAAGTAGTCACTAACATCACCTACATTTTTAATATGAACAGGATTACCTTTCATATCTAAACTTCCTACATACGGGAATGTATCTTTTTTAAGAAAAAATGGAAAATTTATTGCCATTTGAGATGGTTCATCTTTATGCATAAATGGAATTTTTTTATTGTATCCTATTATCATCCAGTGATTTGCTAATTTTGCATTAGCTTTATACACATCATCATTTTTACTTAAATTGAAAACAACAGGAAAAAGTTTCATTTTTTTGTATGGAGTTATAATTATAAAGAAAGTTCTTTTCTTTATTTGCGTTTGAATATTAAAAAAATCATTTTGAAGTGGTTTAAATTTTTTACTTGGAGATTTTGAAAAAGCACAAACAATTTTTGAGACTTCATCAAAATCATTTTTAATCTCTTGGCACAAGAACTTATTTTTATCTTTTATATGAAGTGTTGAATAGTTTTGAAAATCACTTTTTGCCCCTTGAAGGCTTATATCAAGGGCAAAAAGTAGTGATGAGGATAAATTTATAAATAAGTAAAAAGAAAACATTAGTCTTGACAAATCATTTTCCTTTTCCTCATAAATTTATAAAGTATTAATACCCACTTTTATATACAAGTGCAGTAACAAACTCTAATACTGGATTTACAATAATAAAAGCAAATATAGTTCCCACTACTGCAAAACCAATGATAGCTTTTAAAGGAAGAGTTGCATTTGAAACAAATACACTTCCATCTTTATTTATAACAGGGTCTTTCATAAACATAAATACTATAAGTTTTAAGTAGTAATACCCTGCAATTGCAGAGTTTAGTGCCATTATAAGTGCTAAAACTGTATAACCACCTGTAACTGCTGAACTTATCATATAAATCTTACCCCAAAATAATGCAAATGGTGGTAACCCTGCTAAAGAAAGCATAAATAGACCCATAATAATGGCTGCCATTGGTGATGTTTGTATCATCCCTGCAAACTTATTAAAACTGTGGTCTGAACTTTGATGAACAGGAAGATGTTTTTGGCGAGAAATCCATAACATACTAAAAGCACCAAGGTTAGTAAAACTAAATAAAATCCAGTATAAAAACAAAGCACTATTTGATTGTGTTGTTCCTATTAAGATAGCTGCCATTACAAAACCTGCATGTGAGATTGAACTATATGCCAACATTCTTTTAACATCTGTTTGAACCAATGCCCAAATATTTGCAAAAGTCATAGTAATAACTATGATGATATATAGTATTATTTCTAACCAAACTACCCCACTATGGATTAAAAATTCAAAAATTCTCATCGTAACTACAAAAACTGCAATTTTAGGAACAATTGATATAAATCCAGCCATTGCTGCACTCGCCCCTTCATAAACATCAGGCGCCCAAGTATGAAATGGGACAAGAGATAGTTTAAAGCCTAAAGCTGCCAATAAAAATACGGTTCCTACAAGAACAAAACCTATATCAACATAACCATTAGCTGCTAAAACAGCAGAAATTTGATTTATCTCGATTGAGCCTGTTAAAGCATAAAATACCATTGAACCAAAACTAAAAAAACCTGCAGATAATGCACCCATCGTAAAATACTTAACTGCTGCTTCAAATGATTTGTCACGATTATGCATAGCTATTAAAGTATAAAGAGCTAAAGATGCTGTTTCAAGACCTACAAAAATTAAGATTAAATTATCTGTTGCAACCATAAATTGAAAGCCACTAAGCATAAATAAGAAAAGTGCAAAAAATTCTGGATAAGAGAATTCGTGAAATCTTTTATGTGTTAATGCTAATGGAATAAATAACAAAGATGCCCCGACAATTATTAACTGAGAAATGATTGCTAATCCATCTATGAGCATAACATCAAAAACACCCATAACAGTCCCATCAGTAGCAAAAATTCCTGCTGATTCTAAAATAGCTCCCATATCTATTAAAAGGAAAAGAAGACTTATCATTACAAATAAAGTCTTATCAAGTCCACCTTTAATAATATCAATGACTAAAATTAATAAGGCACCAATAATTGGGATAAGCATTGGTGCAAGAGTCATTAAGTTTAACGACTCTAGTGAAATATTTACTGGCGCTAACATTAGTGTACCTCCTTCGTAGAAGTTCTCGTAATTTGTATCTCTGATACAATATTAGGTATTCTCTTTTTAGCTTCATCTGTTATAGCTTTATCGTGCATAAGCTGAACGATAGACTCTACTGAGTTACTAATAGGTCCTAAAACTGGTTTAGGGTAAATCCCTAACCAAATAGTAATGATAACAAGAGGAATTAAAGCAATTAACTCTCTTTTATTTACATCAGGTAAGTTTTTATTTTTTTCATTTTTAACTTCTCCAAAAAATATCTTTTTATAAGCTGCTAACATATAAATAGCTCCAACAATAATAGCAATTCCTGCTAGAAGAGTTAAGATATGTGATTGTTGATAAAAACCTAAAAGACTTAAAAATTCACCTACAAAGTTAATCGTTAAAGGAAGTCCAACTGAAGCCATTAACATAATACCAAAGATAGTTGCATACCTAGGCATAACATGAGCTAAACCACCAAAATCTCTCATCATCTTAGTATGTCTTCTATCATAAATCACACCAACAAGCAAGAAGAGTGCACCTGATACAATACCGTGACCAATCATCAAAAAGATTGAACCAGATATACCTTCAACATTCAGTGCAAAAGTACCAAGAATAATAACCCCCATGTGTGAAACAGAAGAATAAGCTACAACTTGTTTAATATCTTCTTGTGCATAAGCAACCATAGCAGTATAAACAATCATAATGATTGCAAGTATAGCGATTGGGAACATAAAGAACACAGATGCATCTGGGAACAATGGCAATGAAAAACGGATAAATGCGTATGTACCCATTTTAAGTAAAATCGCTGCTAGAATTACCGAACCAATAGTTGGAGCCTGACCATGAGCGTATGGTAACCACGTATGAAATGGAAACATAGGCACTTTGATAGCAAAACCAAAGAAAAAGGCAACAAAAAGCCAAAGTTGAAATGTTTCTGGCAAGACAAGTCTATACCAATCAAGTATTGCAAAACTCCAGACACCTGTTACTTGATTGTAAAAATACGCCATAAACAACATACCCACTAACATAACTAAAGAACCTGTAAATGTGTATAGGAAAAATTTAACTGAAGCATAAATTCTTCTTGGTCCACCCCATGCACCAATAATATATAACATTGGAACAAGAGAAAGTTCCCAAAATAGATAAAACACTATTGCATCTAGAGCTAAAAACACTCCTACCATAGTCATCTGTAAAAACAGAAGCGTAATAATAAGGTACTTTACATTTTTTGTATCACTAAGAGATGCGATACCTATAAATGTAAAAAATGCTGCTAACACTACAATAAATAAAGAAATTCCATCTACACCTAAGATATAGTTGATTCCAAAAGCAGGAACTAAAGGAAATTGTTCCATAAATTGCATACCTGATGCATTTGGATCAAAATTAAACCAAAGTAACAAAGAAAGAGCAAACTCTATAAAAGCAACTGCTGTACCGTATGCACGCATACTATCTTTTGCAACTGCAAATCCAAATATACCTGCTACTGCTGGAAAGAAAATTAAAATTGATAAAATATTATCTAACATCTACTAAACTCCTAAACCTGATAACAGTAACTTAATGTCATCAGAGTGACTTGCTGCAAATGCAAAAGCTACAGCTAGTGATAATAAAATAACAAGACCTGCTACCATCCATTTAAGCATTGTGGAAAGATTACCACTCTGCATATTCCTCGTTCCTTCACCTGCTGAATAAAATGTATTTGCGATGCCATCAACGGATGCATCAACAATTTTTTGATCAACTTCTTTCCAAAGAACTGTTGATAATTCTCTATATGGTTTAACAATGTATTCTTCATATATATATGGTATGAAGTATTGATTTCTAAGTAGCGTGTAAACAAATGTTTGCTCTAATGCTGATGTACCATCTGGAACTTTTATGTTGTTATGTGCATATTTTTTATATGCAAAAAGAATCGCAGCAGCTACGAAGAGTTGTGTTCCGATAGTCATTATCCAATATGTCAAAGCACTATGAACATGGTACTCAGTTGCAGGAAGAACTGCTGTAACCATTTCAAAATAAGTCATCTTAAATGAACCTGCAATTATTGCAAGCAGTAAAAGTGGACTCATACCAACTAACATAAACTTATATGCTTCATGAGGATGAATACCAAAGAGTTTATATCTCTCTTCACCATGAAAAATTAGTGCGATTAATCTAAATGAGTAGAATGCTGTTAGACCTGCTGTAAATAATAATACAGAATATATAATGTAATGCTGATCAACAAAAGCAACTTCAAGAATTAAATCTTTTGAAAAGAACCCAGCAAATGGAAAGATTCCAGCCAATGCGATAGACGCAAGAGTCATCATTATAAATGTACCTCTCATTGTCTTTTTAAGCCCACCCATTTTAAATGGGTCTAGTTCATTATCCATCGCATGCATAACATTACCAGCACCAAGAAAAAGAAGTGCTTTAAAAAATGCGTGAGCCATCAAGTGAAATAATGCAACCCAGTAAGCACCAAGCCCTGCTGCTGCAAACATATAACCTAACTGTGATAGTGTCGAGTAAGCAATGATTTTTTTCATATCACGATTTACAAGAGCCATAGATGCTGCAAATATGGCGACAAAAGCACCAAGAGAAGCTATGAAAATTCCAACATGCGGAATTAAATCATAAAGTGGACTAGCACGAACTACTAAGTAAACACCTGCAGTAACCATAGTCGCAGCATGAATTAGAGCAGAAACAGGGGTAGGACCTTCCATCGCGTCTGCTAACCAAGTATGTAGTGGAAATTGTGCTGATTTA containing:
- a CDS encoding NADH-quinone oxidoreductase subunit M codes for the protein MLDNILSILIFFPAVAGIFGFAVAKDSMRAYGTAVAFIEFALSLLLWFNFDPNASGMQFMEQFPLVPAFGINYILGVDGISLFIVVLAAFFTFIGIASLSDTKNVKYLIITLLFLQMTMVGVFLALDAIVFYLFWELSLVPMLYIIGAWGGPRRIYASVKFFLYTFTGSLVMLVGMLFMAYFYNQVTGVWSFAILDWYRLVLPETFQLWLFVAFFFGFAIKVPMFPFHTWLPYAHGQAPTIGSVILAAILLKMGTYAFIRFSLPLFPDASVFFMFPIAILAIIMIVYTAMVAYAQEDIKQVVAYSSVSHMGVIILGTFALNVEGISGSIFLMIGHGIVSGALFLLVGVIYDRRHTKMMRDFGGLAHVMPRYATIFGIMLMASVGLPLTINFVGEFLSLLGFYQQSHILTLLAGIAIIVGAIYMLAAYKKIFFGEVKNEKNKNLPDVNKRELIALIPLVIITIWLGIYPKPVLGPISNSVESIVQLMHDKAITDEAKKRIPNIVSEIQITRTSTKEVH
- the nuoL gene encoding NADH-quinone oxidoreductase subunit L — translated: MEIFLYIALFSPLVGSLFAALFAASPKTTVTGIIPSALLGVSFLSSTVLLVHVLTTGQSVHVELMTWMETGNLYIPFGFVVDQVSVTMMMVVSLVSTVVHVYAIGYMDHDKAFNRFFAWLSAFVFSMLILVMSDNFAGLFIGWEGVGLCSWGLIGFWYHKESATWAANEAFIMNRIADLGMLIGIFLVYWNTGTLQYAEAFAAMPTLDDETLTWMGIFLFIGAMGKSAQFPLHTWLADAMEGPTPVSALIHAATMVTAGVYLVVRASPLYDLIPHVGIFIASLGAFVAIFAASMALVNRDMKKIIAYSTLSQLGYMFAAAGLGAYWVALFHLMAHAFFKALLFLGAGNVMHAMDNELDPFKMGGLKKTMRGTFIMMTLASIALAGIFPFAGFFSKDLILEVAFVDQHYIIYSVLLFTAGLTAFYSFRLIALIFHGEERYKLFGIHPHEAYKFMLVGMSPLLLLAIIAGSFKMTYFEMVTAVLPATEYHVHSALTYWIMTIGTQLFVAAAILFAYKKYAHNNIKVPDGTSALEQTFVYTLLRNQYFIPYIYEEYIVKPYRELSTVLWKEVDQKIVDASVDGIANTFYSAGEGTRNMQSGNLSTMLKWMVAGLVILLSLAVAFAFAASHSDDIKLLLSGLGV